CAGGTTCGATTGCCAGGTGCCAGGCGTCGCCGCAATGCGGATCCTCGTGCAGTGAATGCTGGCTGACCCCGTAGCGAATGTCCTTGGCCAGTGAGCCGCGGGGGTACAACCTGGCCAGGATCGCCGTGCCACGAGGGTCGGCGTACACATCGAACACCTGGGCCAGGCGTGAAATCGCCCCCAGGCCAATGCCCTGGGTGCCGCCGGTGGAGTAGCCGTCCACCAGGCAACTGTTCAGGTCGAAGCCTTGGCCACGGTCGATGGCCACCAACTCGACACCACCGTTACCGGTGGCGCGCAGATGCAATTGACCATGGTCGGCGTGCTTCAAGACATTGCTGGCCAGTTCCGTGGCCACCAGGGCCACGCGTCCGGCGTCGGTATCGTCGAAGCCCAGGCCTTCGGCGAGTTGCTGCGCGGTGCGCCGGGCATGGCCGATCTGGCTGGTGTCTTCAATCAACAATACATGCGTCAGGACGCTGGGGATGTTCAGGCCCATCGGGTGATCGTCACGCGGGTGCCTTTGCCGGGTGTGGTGTCCAGTTCAAATTCATCCACCAGGCGCTTGGCGCCGGTCAGTCCCAGTCCCAAGCCGCTGCCGGAGGTCCAGCCGTCGGTCATCGCCAGCTTCAGATCGGGAATGCCCGGGCCTTCATCGCGAAAGGTCAGGCGCACGCCGAAGCGGTGGTCTTTTTCGATCACCGCCCAGTCCATGTGGCCGCCCTTGCCATACACCACCGTGTTACGGGCCAGTTCACTGACCGCCGTGACCAGCTTGGTCAGGTCGATCAGGCGCATGCCGCAGTCCTGGGCCAACTTGCGCACCAGTTGTCGAGCCAGCACGACATCCTGTTCGATCAGCACCGGGTGGGTGCCATTGCTGGCTTGGGTCATGAGCGTTCTACCCGGTCGCGCAGCAGTTTCATGCCGCGCTCGACATTCAATGCAGTGGCCACGCCGGGCAGGGTCATACCCAGTTCTACCAGGGTGATAGCCACGGCCGGTTGCATGCCCACCAGCACGGTCTGGGCATCCATGATGCTGGACAGGCCGGAAATGGTGCCGATCATGCGCCCGATGAACGAGTCGACCATGTCCAGCGCCGAAATATCGATCAACACGCCTTTGGCCGAGGTGCGGCTGATGCGCTCGGACAAGTCGTCCTGCAAGGTCAGTGCAAGCTGGTCGTGCATGTCCACCTGGATGGTCACGAGCAAAAACTCGCCCATCTGCAAAATAGGGATGCGTTCCATGCTCAGACAGCCTTGGTGACGGTGACGCCGAGGCGTTTGAGCGAGAGGGCCAGAGCGTCGGCCAGGTTGGCCTTGGTGACCACGCCTTGCAGGTCGAGGCCCAGGTGCACGATGGTCTGGGCGATTTGCGGGCGCACGCCGCTGATGATGCAATCGGCACCCATCAGGCGGATCGCGGTCACGGTCTTGAGCAGGTGCTGGGCGACCAGGGTGTCGACAGTCGGCACACCGGTAATGTCGATAATCGCGATTTCCGCGCCGGTGTCGACGATACGTTGCAGCAGCGACTCCATCACCACCTGTGTGCGCTGCGAGTCCAGGGTGCCGATCATCGGCAGGGCCAGCACGCCGTCCCACAGCTTGACGACTGGGGTGGAGAGTTCCAGCAATTCTTCCTGTTGGCGTTTGATCACCGATTCGCGGGACTTCTGAAACGTGCGGATGGTGTGCATGCCCAGTGCGTCGAGCAGCTCCGATATCTTCAACAGCTGTTCTGCCAACTGCACAGGTTGATCGGCATATACCTGTTGGAGCAGGGCGAACAGGGGGCCTTTAAGGGCGAAGATAAAACTGGCGGTTTGTTGCGAGTCCTGACCGGCGAGGGCGCGACTGTGAGAAAGTTTTTCCAGGAATACACGGGTTTGCGCCCAGTTTTCGTGGTCGGTATTCTGGGAACCGCCCAGTTGCAGGGCCTCAGTCAGCAGATTCAGGAACTCATGGGTCTGCTGTTTGATATCGTCGCCTTTGATGTTGCGCGTAGCGCCCGAGGCCTCGAGGCTGGCATTCCATTCGTCAAGGAGGGCGCTTCGATTATCCAGCAGAGCCTGAATTGTGTTCGTTTGCAAAGTTGCCACGGGTAACCTCCTTGAATGCCTTAGATGAACTTCACGCAATTTATACTAAATAGAACCGTTTTGAAGTATTTCGCCGAATTTTCCGAACATAAACGGACAGGTCACACCCATGGCGAATCCAGCATTTGATTTCGATCAGCTTTCGCTGCACTCCAGCGACGCCAGATAATCCTGGCCGCCGTAATACAGGCCCAGGATCGACACCGTTTCGCTGGCAGCGTTCAGCACGAACGCGATGACCGTGGTGCGCCGATAGTGAGTGATGCGCAAGTCTTTGAGCAGGTCATCACGGCGGGTGCCGCGCAAGGGAAACAGGCAAAGGCCTTCGCAGTAGCGGATGAGGCTGTCGATAAAGCGTGCAGCTATAACTGGGGAACTGGCATCGCTGATGTAGTCTTCAAGGGCGTCGAGTTGCGCCAAGGCTTCAGGCGAAAAGGCTACCGCGTAACTCACGCTTTCCCGGTGCCTTTTCGCTGACGCTTGGCTGCCATGTGTTCTCGAACCTGTTCGACGGACAGCGCGCGCTCGGGCTTGGTCTTGAGGGCTGCCGCAGCTGGGATCACCTCGTCCCGCAGCCAGTCTTCCATGGCGCGATCACGTGCCAGCAATACTCTCAGGCCGTCGCGGATCACTTCGCTCTCGGATGCATATTCACCGGCCGCGACCTTGGCTTTGACCAGGGCCGCCATTTCGATGGGCAAGGTAATGCTCATTTGCTGGGTTGAGCGCATGTAGATGTCCGCCGAAGGAGGGTAGGATTCAATCCTACTTGACCACTGGCGTGATGCAAGAAGCAACTGATCGATGCCGATATCCAGCATCTCGTCGTCTGTCCAGAAGTAAGGGGTTTCCATGCGTGCTACATCTCCCGTTGTGAAGGTCAGGCCGCAAGTATTGACCCATTTCGGCGATTGCGTGGCCGCAAAAAACCCAATAACCCACTGATATGTATGACTTCATATTTGTAGCAGGGTCATTACGACAAGCCGCTCCCGGCATGCATGGCGCGCCATCGGCTCCCATACGATAATGCCCGCCACCTCGACCATATTGGCACTCCCGTGATCATCAACTTCGACCTCAACGACCTCCAAGCCTTCCGCGCCGTGGTAGACAAGGGTAGTTTTCGCAGTGCCGCCGAAGCTATCCGGATCTCGCAGCCGGCCCTCAGCCGGCGTATCGAAAAGCTTGAGACCGCCCTGGATGTGAAGCTGTTCGAACGCACCACGCGGCGCGTCAGCCTGACCATGGTCGGCCGCGCATTCCTGCCGCAGGTCGAGCGCATGCTCGACGATCTCGATGTCGCGCTCATGGGCATCAGCAATGTCGCGTCCACACGCATGGGCAATGTCACCATCGCCTGCGTGCCGTCCACTGCGTATTACTTCATGCCCCACGTGATCTCTGAATTCCACAAGTTGTATCCGAAAATTCGCCTGCGGGTGCTGGATGCCAGCGCCGGTGAAGTGTGCAATGCCGTAGAAAGTGGCGAGGCGGATTTCGGCGTGAGTTTCAGCGGCAGCCTGGCCGATGAAGTGGAGTTCGAACTGCTGCTGCAGGAGCGTTATGTGCTGGCCTGTCGCCGCGATCATCCCCTGGCCCAGCGTGACAGCGTGACCTGGTCCGAAGCCTACGAACACGACTACATCACCGTGGACAAGACTTCCGGCAACCGCTTCCTGCTCGACCAGGCGTTGCGTGGCGTGCGGGTGAAAAAGCCGAGTATCTGCGAGACGCACCACGTCACGACGATGATCGGGCTGGTGGAGGCAGGGCTGGGGGTCGCGATGGTGCCCTCGATTGCGATGCCGGCCGGCGAGCATCCGATCCTGGTGAGTGTGCCGCTGGTGGAGCCGCAGGTGATGCGCAATGTGGGCTTGATAAAACGCCGCGGGCGGACCTTGCCGCCAGCGGCGCTGGAGTTGGAACGGTTGGTGCGGGAGATGCCGTTTCGGTCAGCGTGACACCGAATCCAGGCCGGTGGCTTGTACCACCGGTTGCGCCTGGGGCGACGCCAGGTACTGCAACAAGGCCTTGGCCTGCTCAGGGTGTTCGGCATTCACCGGAATGCCGGCGGCAAAACGGGTCACCGATTGCACATCCTCCGGGATCTTGCCAACGTAGGTCACACCCGCCACCGGCAGCAATTCCGCGACCTGTTGCAAGCCCACTTCGTAGTCACCCTTGGCGACCTGTTCTGCCACCGGCAGGCGTTCGATCATGGTGCCTTTGGCGGGCATGCCGAGCTTCTTGAACAACTCCTTCTCGACATACACACCGCTGGCGCTGTCCGAGTAAGCCACGGATTTGGCCTTGCTCAGCGCGGCTTTCAATTCGGCATCCGTACCGATTGCAGGTTTGACCGCGCCGGCCTTCACCACCATCCCGATGCGCGAGTCCGCCAGTTCCACACGGGAAGCCGGGTCGACCTTGCCTTGTTTGATCAGGTCATCCAGGGCGTAGCCGACCATGATTACCACGTCGGCATGTTCGCCACGGGCGAGACGGTTGGGAATCGCTTCCGGCGCCTTGCCCATGGACGGACCCAGAATGGTGTCGAGGCTGTCACCGCTTTGCTTGGCGTACTGCGGGCCAAGCAACTTATACGCGGCGGTGAAACCACCCGACGTCATCACCTTGAGCTGTTCGGCCTGGGCCGACAGCGCCAGGGCGCCGAGGGCCAGGGCCGTCAGGGTCTTGAGCAACGGCTTCATCACGCCGCCTCCTGCATCACCTGGCCACGGGTATTGGCGCGACGATA
The genomic region above belongs to Pseudomonas azotoformans and contains:
- a CDS encoding ATP-binding protein, which gives rise to MTQASNGTHPVLIEQDVVLARQLVRKLAQDCGMRLIDLTKLVTAVSELARNTVVYGKGGHMDWAVIEKDHRFGVRLTFRDEGPGIPDLKLAMTDGWTSGSGLGLGLTGAKRLVDEFELDTTPGKGTRVTITRWA
- a CDS encoding STAS domain-containing protein, which produces MERIPILQMGEFLLVTIQVDMHDQLALTLQDDLSERISRTSAKGVLIDISALDMVDSFIGRMIGTISGLSSIMDAQTVLVGMQPAVAITLVELGMTLPGVATALNVERGMKLLRDRVERS
- a CDS encoding STAS domain-containing protein, with amino-acid sequence MATLQTNTIQALLDNRSALLDEWNASLEASGATRNIKGDDIKQQTHEFLNLLTEALQLGGSQNTDHENWAQTRVFLEKLSHSRALAGQDSQQTASFIFALKGPLFALLQQVYADQPVQLAEQLLKISELLDALGMHTIRTFQKSRESVIKRQQEELLELSTPVVKLWDGVLALPMIGTLDSQRTQVVMESLLQRIVDTGAEIAIIDITGVPTVDTLVAQHLLKTVTAIRLMGADCIISGVRPQIAQTIVHLGLDLQGVVTKANLADALALSLKRLGVTVTKAV
- a CDS encoding type II toxin-antitoxin system RelE/ParE family toxin: MSYAVAFSPEALAQLDALEDYISDASSPVIAARFIDSLIRYCEGLCLFPLRGTRRDDLLKDLRITHYRRTTVIAFVLNAASETVSILGLYYGGQDYLASLECSES
- a CDS encoding ribbon-helix-helix domain-containing protein yields the protein METPYFWTDDEMLDIGIDQLLLASRQWSSRIESYPPSADIYMRSTQQMSITLPIEMAALVKAKVAAGEYASESEVIRDGLRVLLARDRAMEDWLRDEVIPAAAALKTKPERALSVEQVREHMAAKRQRKGTGKA
- a CDS encoding LysR family transcriptional regulator, which produces MIINFDLNDLQAFRAVVDKGSFRSAAEAIRISQPALSRRIEKLETALDVKLFERTTRRVSLTMVGRAFLPQVERMLDDLDVALMGISNVASTRMGNVTIACVPSTAYYFMPHVISEFHKLYPKIRLRVLDASAGEVCNAVESGEADFGVSFSGSLADEVEFELLLQERYVLACRRDHPLAQRDSVTWSEAYEHDYITVDKTSGNRFLLDQALRGVRVKKPSICETHHVTTMIGLVEAGLGVAMVPSIAMPAGEHPILVSVPLVEPQVMRNVGLIKRRGRTLPPAALELERLVREMPFRSA
- a CDS encoding substrate-binding domain-containing protein, producing the protein MKPLLKTLTALALGALALSAQAEQLKVMTSGGFTAAYKLLGPQYAKQSGDSLDTILGPSMGKAPEAIPNRLARGEHADVVIMVGYALDDLIKQGKVDPASRVELADSRIGMVVKAGAVKPAIGTDAELKAALSKAKSVAYSDSASGVYVEKELFKKLGMPAKGTMIERLPVAEQVAKGDYEVGLQQVAELLPVAGVTYVGKIPEDVQSVTRFAAGIPVNAEHPEQAKALLQYLASPQAQPVVQATGLDSVSR